In one Modestobacter sp. L9-4 genomic region, the following are encoded:
- a CDS encoding acetyl-CoA hydrolase/transferase family protein gives MSGSSRIQHPDFARKVVPAEEAAALVSPGDTLGMSGFTGAGHPKELPPALARRITQAHAAGQPFQVDVWTGASTAPELDGALAAAGGIGLRLPYQSDPVTREAINRGEVDYLDVHLSHVAQLAWEGFLGPLDVAVVEVSAITADGELVPSSSVGNNKTWLDLADRVVLEVNSWQPEALDGMHDVYYGTALPPHRRPVQLTHPSDRIGVPHLRVDPAKVVAVVETHAPDRNTPFSPPDDTARAIAGHLIEYLEHQVSRGRLPVDLLPLQSGVGNVANAVLSGLQESRFENLTAYTEVVQDGMLDLLRSGTLTFASATAFSLSPTAIAEFTDHVAEFRDRIVLRPQEISNHPELVRRLGVIAMNGMIEADVYGNVNSTHLMGSRMQNGIGGSGDFARNAFLSAFVSPSTAKGGAISAIVPMVSHVDHTEHDVAVIVTEQGLADLRGLSPRKRARQVIDRCAHPDYRAALTDYTERALHGAHGRHTPHLLDEALSWHSRFLRTGSMRPA, from the coding sequence ATGTCCGGCTCCAGCCGCATCCAGCACCCCGACTTCGCCCGGAAGGTCGTGCCGGCCGAGGAGGCGGCTGCCCTCGTCTCCCCCGGGGACACGCTCGGCATGAGCGGCTTCACCGGGGCCGGCCACCCCAAGGAGCTGCCGCCGGCGCTGGCCCGCCGGATCACGCAGGCGCACGCCGCCGGGCAGCCGTTCCAGGTCGACGTCTGGACCGGCGCGTCCACCGCACCGGAGCTGGACGGGGCGCTCGCCGCCGCCGGCGGCATCGGCCTGCGACTGCCCTACCAGTCCGACCCGGTGACCCGGGAGGCGATCAACCGCGGTGAGGTCGACTACCTCGACGTGCACCTGTCCCACGTGGCCCAGCTCGCCTGGGAGGGCTTCCTCGGCCCGCTGGACGTCGCCGTCGTCGAGGTCAGTGCGATCACCGCCGACGGCGAGCTGGTCCCCTCCTCCTCGGTCGGGAACAACAAGACGTGGCTGGACCTGGCCGACCGGGTGGTGCTGGAGGTCAACTCGTGGCAGCCGGAGGCCCTGGACGGCATGCACGACGTCTACTACGGGACGGCGCTGCCGCCGCACCGCCGTCCGGTGCAGCTGACCCACCCCAGCGACCGGATCGGCGTCCCGCACCTGCGGGTCGACCCGGCGAAGGTGGTGGCGGTGGTGGAGACGCACGCCCCCGACCGCAACACCCCGTTCAGCCCGCCCGACGACACCGCCCGCGCCATCGCCGGGCACCTGATCGAGTACCTGGAGCACCAGGTCTCCCGCGGCCGGCTGCCCGTCGACCTGCTGCCGCTGCAGTCCGGCGTCGGCAACGTGGCCAACGCCGTCCTGTCCGGGTTGCAGGAGTCGCGCTTCGAGAACCTGACCGCCTACACCGAGGTGGTCCAGGACGGCATGCTCGACCTGCTGCGGTCGGGCACCCTCACCTTCGCCTCCGCCACCGCGTTCTCCCTCAGCCCCACCGCGATCGCCGAGTTCACCGACCACGTCGCGGAGTTCCGCGACCGGATCGTGCTGCGCCCGCAGGAGATCAGCAACCACCCCGAACTGGTGCGGCGCCTCGGCGTCATCGCCATGAACGGGATGATCGAGGCCGACGTCTACGGCAACGTCAACTCCACGCACCTGATGGGCAGCCGGATGCAGAACGGCATCGGGGGCTCCGGCGACTTCGCCCGCAACGCGTTCCTGTCCGCCTTCGTCAGCCCGTCGACGGCCAAGGGCGGGGCCATCTCCGCGATCGTGCCGATGGTCTCCCACGTCGACCACACCGAGCACGACGTGGCCGTGATCGTCACCGAACAGGGACTGGCCGACCTGCGCGGGCTGTCCCCGCGCAAGCGCGCCCGGCAGGTCATCGACCGTTGCGCGCACCCGGACTACCGGGCTGCGCTCACCGACTACACCGAGCGCGCCCTGCACGGGGCGCACGGGCGGCACACCCCGCACCTGCTCGACGAGGCGCTGAGCTGGCACTCCCGCTTCCTGCGGACCGGGAGCATGCGCCCGGCCTGA
- a CDS encoding alkaline phosphatase, with protein MALDAPLSRRTLLKGGAVTAAALTFGGMSAEAARAAVAETARSGVFGFGVASGDPTATELLLWTRITPTPDALPGSGKGPAVNVRWELAADEGFTKIVRRGDVVADASRDHTIKVVVSRLTPYTRYWYRFTSVGQTSPVGRTQTAPDEAGQLHALRMAFVSCSNWTGGFFTAYRGIAARDDLDFVLHLGDYLYEYGNDPRIAGVAGSGDRYGPNALIGIRDHEPATEMVSLSDYRTRHALYKTDPDLQASHRKHPWIVIFDDHEITNDAYASGAENHERDDDPDTAYTEPGKPAGIRPEGNFQERRARAFRAYLEWMPIREPAMWQPQASQGQQFFRRYSFGDLAELSVIETRQNRAAQVPATVGGAVNPALADRDRHLPETQQMTWLTKGLTAKRTAWHLVGNQTVFARVFAVPRAGVVGGQVFNTDQWDGYQADQRTVLTAMAASGGTDPVVLTGDIHSSWANELPTDWARYPVDGNSVGVEFVCPSITSNGFKESLGGSAAAAQAATAGFQATNPWVRYLEGIGHGYVVLDVTPERVQADFWFIRSKGDKGLALDPRLDPQATVALETSFVSLKGSRKISGPVAELGARSDQPRTAR; from the coding sequence ATGGCCCTCGATGCCCCCCTGTCCCGCCGCACCCTGCTGAAGGGCGGGGCCGTCACGGCCGCCGCCCTCACCTTCGGCGGCATGTCCGCCGAGGCCGCCCGCGCAGCCGTCGCCGAGACCGCCCGCTCCGGCGTCTTCGGCTTCGGCGTCGCCAGCGGCGACCCCACCGCCACCGAGCTGCTGCTCTGGACCCGGATCACCCCCACCCCCGACGCCCTGCCCGGCAGCGGCAAGGGCCCGGCGGTCAACGTCCGCTGGGAGCTGGCCGCCGACGAGGGCTTCACGAAGATCGTGCGCCGCGGCGACGTCGTGGCCGACGCCAGCCGCGACCACACCATCAAGGTCGTGGTCAGCCGGCTGACGCCCTACACCCGCTACTGGTACCGGTTCACCTCCGTCGGCCAGACCTCCCCGGTCGGACGCACCCAGACCGCACCCGACGAGGCCGGCCAGCTGCACGCGCTGCGCATGGCGTTCGTCTCCTGCAGCAACTGGACGGGTGGCTTCTTCACCGCCTACCGCGGGATCGCCGCCCGCGACGACCTGGACTTCGTCCTGCACCTGGGCGACTACCTCTACGAGTACGGCAACGACCCGCGCATCGCCGGGGTCGCCGGCTCCGGTGACCGGTACGGCCCCAACGCGCTGATCGGCATCCGCGACCACGAGCCGGCCACCGAGATGGTGTCGCTGTCGGACTACCGCACCCGGCACGCCCTCTACAAGACCGACCCCGACCTGCAGGCCAGCCACCGGAAGCACCCGTGGATCGTGATCTTCGACGACCACGAGATCACCAACGACGCCTATGCCTCGGGCGCGGAGAACCACGAGCGCGACGACGACCCGGACACCGCCTACACCGAGCCGGGCAAGCCCGCCGGCATCCGCCCCGAGGGCAACTTCCAGGAGCGCCGGGCCCGCGCCTTCCGCGCCTACCTGGAGTGGATGCCGATCCGCGAGCCCGCCATGTGGCAGCCGCAGGCCAGCCAGGGCCAGCAGTTCTTCCGCCGCTACAGCTTCGGCGACCTGGCCGAGCTGTCGGTCATCGAGACCCGGCAGAACCGGGCCGCGCAGGTGCCGGCGACCGTCGGCGGCGCCGTCAACCCGGCTCTGGCCGACCGGGACCGTCACCTGCCCGAGACCCAGCAGATGACCTGGCTGACCAAGGGCCTCACCGCGAAGAGGACGGCGTGGCACCTGGTGGGCAACCAGACGGTGTTCGCCCGCGTCTTCGCCGTCCCGCGCGCCGGCGTGGTGGGCGGGCAGGTGTTCAACACCGACCAGTGGGACGGCTACCAGGCCGACCAGCGCACGGTGCTCACGGCGATGGCCGCCTCCGGGGGCACCGACCCGGTCGTGCTCACCGGTGACATCCACTCCTCGTGGGCCAACGAGCTGCCCACCGACTGGGCCAGGTACCCGGTCGACGGCAACTCCGTCGGGGTGGAGTTCGTCTGCCCCTCGATCACCAGCAACGGGTTCAAGGAGTCCCTCGGTGGCTCCGCGGCCGCGGCGCAGGCGGCGACGGCGGGCTTCCAGGCCACCAACCCCTGGGTCCGGTACCTCGAGGGCATCGGCCACGGGTACGTCGTCCTGGACGTCACGCCCGAGCGCGTGCAGGCCGACTTCTGGTTCATCCGCAGCAAGGGCGACAAGGGCCTGGCCCTCGACCCGCGGCTGGACCCGCAGGCGACCGTCGCACTGGAGACGTCCTTCGTCTCGCTGAAGGGCAGCCGGAAGATCAGCGGCCCGGTCGCCGAGCTCGGCGCCCGCAGCGACCAGCCCCGCACCGCGCGCTGA